One Endozoicomonas gorgoniicola DNA window includes the following coding sequences:
- a CDS encoding TIGR01212 family radical SAM protein (This family includes YhcC from E. coli K-12, an uncharacterized radical SAM protein.), which translates to MDMTRFVNTFGRYLRAKYGEKVHKISVNASFTCPNRDGTKGIGGCTFCNNASFSPDTTNAGDITAQIQSAKEKVSKRTGAGKFIAYFQSYSNTYGSVEDLRRYYDEALSDPDVIGLAVGTRPDCVPDPVLALLKEYQDKGYEVWLELGLQSTFDASLIAVNRGHGLAEYEDAVKRAKSFGLKICTHLIMGLPGEAPEDTLTSFDRVVALGVDAIKVHPLHIVKGTQLARDWKHGRVKEMTMDEYTNVMAEVIRRAPEHLLFHRLTGSGERQYLLSPEWAMKKWDILGMIYRKLEGACEIGNRVSK; encoded by the coding sequence ATGGACATGACACGATTCGTCAATACCTTTGGACGCTATTTGCGTGCGAAGTACGGTGAGAAAGTCCACAAAATTTCAGTTAATGCTTCTTTCACCTGTCCAAACCGTGATGGCACAAAGGGAATCGGTGGCTGTACGTTTTGCAATAATGCTTCATTCAGCCCTGACACCACCAATGCGGGTGACATTACTGCCCAGATTCAATCCGCAAAAGAGAAGGTTTCCAAACGCACTGGAGCGGGTAAGTTCATTGCTTACTTTCAGTCATACAGCAACACCTACGGTTCCGTAGAAGACCTTCGTCGTTATTATGACGAAGCCTTGTCTGATCCGGATGTCATTGGTCTGGCCGTTGGCACTCGCCCGGACTGTGTACCCGATCCGGTACTGGCACTATTGAAAGAGTATCAGGACAAAGGTTATGAAGTCTGGCTGGAACTGGGTCTGCAATCCACTTTTGATGCTTCATTGATAGCTGTTAACCGGGGACATGGATTGGCCGAATATGAAGATGCTGTAAAACGAGCCAAAAGCTTTGGTTTGAAAATCTGTACTCATCTGATTATGGGGCTGCCTGGAGAGGCACCGGAAGATACCTTGACCAGCTTTGACCGGGTGGTTGCACTGGGCGTTGATGCCATCAAGGTTCACCCCCTGCACATTGTTAAGGGAACGCAGCTGGCCCGGGACTGGAAGCATGGCCGGGTAAAAGAGATGACCATGGACGAGTACACGAATGTTATGGCAGAAGTCATTCGTCGCGCACCAGAGCACTTGCTGTTTCATCGCCTGACCGGGTCTGGAGAGCGGCAATATCTGCTGTCACCGGAATGGGCAATGAAGAAGTGGGATATCCTTGGAATGATTTACAGGAAGCTTGAGGGCGCTTGTGAGATAGGCAATAGAGTCAGTAAATAG
- a CDS encoding TnsA endonuclease N-terminal domain-containing protein, whose translation MPKKVNKFSPYSRSEKQLQRWIKEEKRGTGHGRDYIPGLNTNEIPSAKEDNFKARVSGIKSLGRDVQLGSHTEHKIFRPFDLAKNVVEIREQFPLKREKTLAIAEKLKINHPSELDYNTNKPFAIEMTTDLLVTMIDEDSRKFDIAVSVKPAHKLLNKRVLEKQKIEYVYWLLKGVPFFIITDLSLDVGIDNNLELIHQNYCSATQNHLSLPENTNIGLIEQHIISGIRNTSEDLTISELCKKINDSHGCAPGVALTIFFRMIAVRIIDVDMTKLSTGPLTEISALKKYLG comes from the coding sequence ATGCCAAAAAAGGTTAATAAGTTTTCTCCTTATTCCAGAAGCGAGAAACAATTGCAGCGCTGGATAAAAGAGGAAAAGCGTGGAACAGGACATGGAAGGGATTATATCCCTGGTCTTAACACGAATGAGATCCCCTCAGCAAAAGAGGATAATTTTAAGGCTCGAGTATCAGGCATCAAATCTTTAGGCCGGGATGTGCAGCTTGGGTCGCATACAGAACACAAGATTTTTCGACCATTTGATCTGGCAAAAAATGTTGTAGAAATCCGGGAACAATTTCCACTTAAACGCGAAAAAACGTTGGCAATCGCAGAAAAATTGAAAATCAATCATCCAAGCGAACTGGACTACAACACAAATAAACCTTTTGCTATTGAAATGACAACGGACTTATTGGTCACAATGATTGATGAAGATAGTCGTAAGTTTGATATTGCTGTTTCAGTAAAACCTGCCCACAAACTTCTGAATAAAAGAGTTCTTGAGAAACAGAAAATCGAATACGTGTATTGGCTTTTGAAAGGTGTTCCATTTTTTATTATTACTGATCTTTCATTAGATGTAGGCATCGATAACAACTTGGAGCTTATTCATCAAAATTATTGCTCAGCTACCCAAAATCATCTTTCGTTACCGGAAAATACCAATATAGGACTAATTGAGCAGCATATTATTAGTGGAATAAGAAATACTAGCGAAGATCTAACTATTTCAGAGTTGTGCAAGAAAATAAATGATTCTCATGGTTGTGCTCCAGGTGTTGCTTTGACAATTTTTTTTAGAATGATTGCTGTAAGAATTATCGATGTAGATATGACTAAGTTATCGACAGGACCATTAACTGAAATTTCTGCACTGAAAAAATACTTAGGTTAG
- a CDS encoding restriction endonuclease subunit S, which translates to MSWPLVAIKNVAKVVTGKTPSKKVEGYFGGDIPFVTPAELDKDKLVVSANQTLTEEGAAQIKLVPEGAVMVCCIGSLGKIGIAGRELATNQQINTVIFDKEKVDTNYGFYALARLKPQLEALAPSTTVAIINKSNFESLKIPIPPLPEQKRIAAILDKADQLRQKRQQAIGLADEFLRSVFLDMFGDPVTNPKGWEVRRVENLASSDKYSIKAGPFGSALKKEDYVPSGFKIYGQEQVIRDDLSYGDYYIDKDKFKSLENCKIAVDDLLISLVGTFGKISIVPVNFEPGIINPRLMKITPDKNVIVPKFLKYLLQTDGAMAKIQHMSHGGTMGIVNVGKMKDLALPIPPLEKQKEFLEKMNKLILAKKRQKKGICITESLFNSLSQKAFAGKL; encoded by the coding sequence GTGAGTTGGCCTTTGGTTGCAATCAAAAATGTTGCAAAAGTAGTTACGGGCAAAACTCCATCAAAGAAAGTAGAAGGGTACTTTGGTGGAGATATTCCTTTTGTCACACCTGCTGAGTTGGATAAAGATAAGTTGGTTGTATCTGCCAACCAAACCCTTACAGAAGAAGGAGCTGCTCAAATCAAGCTAGTACCAGAAGGTGCTGTAATGGTTTGCTGTATAGGCTCTCTTGGGAAAATTGGTATTGCTGGTCGAGAACTGGCAACCAATCAACAAATTAATACTGTTATTTTCGACAAAGAAAAAGTTGATACTAATTACGGTTTTTATGCGTTAGCCAGATTAAAGCCTCAGCTTGAAGCTTTGGCTCCATCTACAACTGTGGCGATTATCAACAAAAGTAACTTCGAGTCACTCAAAATACCCATTCCCCCACTCCCCGAACAAAAACGCATCGCCGCCATTCTGGATAAAGCCGACCAACTGCGCCAGAAACGCCAGCAGGCCATCGGCCTCGCCGACGAATTCCTCCGCAGCGTGTTTCTGGATATGTTTGGTGATCCGGTGACTAATCCGAAGGGGTGGGAAGTGAGAAGAGTTGAGAATCTTGCTTCTTCAGATAAATACTCAATCAAAGCAGGTCCTTTTGGGTCTGCTCTTAAGAAAGAGGATTATGTACCATCTGGCTTCAAAATATATGGGCAAGAACAAGTTATCAGAGATGACTTGAGCTATGGTGATTACTACATTGATAAAGATAAGTTCAAATCTCTGGAAAACTGCAAGATCGCAGTGGATGATCTTCTAATCAGCCTTGTCGGCACATTTGGCAAGATTAGTATTGTTCCAGTCAACTTTGAACCCGGAATTATTAACCCACGATTAATGAAGATAACTCCTGACAAAAATGTCATTGTTCCGAAATTTCTAAAATACCTACTGCAAACTGATGGTGCGATGGCAAAAATTCAACACATGTCTCATGGTGGAACCATGGGAATTGTGAATGTGGGTAAAATGAAAGATCTAGCGTTACCTATCCCACCATTAGAAAAGCAAAAAGAGTTTTTGGAAAAGATGAATAAACTCATTCTTGCGAAAAAAAGGCAAAAAAAAGGGATTTGTATTACAGAAAGTTTATTCAACTCCCTCAGCCAAAAAGCCTTTGCAGGCAAGCTATAA
- a CDS encoding DUF1631 domain-containing protein, translating into MSEQRSNVVSINTPTSPVAQFEIEMLFETLLNQYILPKINPAVNSLADYVSEKQLTAASDIDLMQLIETGKKVKRSKAEIVESFTNHLFNNVSEWTEAKKTTDTSQPDNDLCLVDNTTLEKNLAWQAAARQMEMCEQVQNLYNCESRLQDFTPSDSIPSDSIPSDSIPSDSIPSDSIPSDSTHLPIGSMALCEAFASALVPLNLDVDTAQEFLSLFAKHVKFTAAQMWQQADTDLSGMGLELNTPKVSSYTETVASTNPKKNTNQEAADSDTELVNQIAQQVVSRVESMIGQQFNKTLNETGADSFIISATSYPTEDLTSTLTSIQNELSEQTSSISNLSDSIKHELINRGITQNLSPRQEDLINFVGLLFEYIIDDHELPDIIKNIIGLLQIPVLKLALIDHDFLSNREHPGRQLLNDMTSAGMHCKESDEPVVHLIENTVKTIIRSFTDNPNIFSECLDEFNKELLSINKCSIQTVEDDLWNTDSAEEAILNTPELTKEYSEPVIDPASNTTTASPVDDIVDSYLTRHNVPKSLNDLVCSGWKDVLQLALEQGSSDEDWFHRVNTLDMLLWNLQENRQNNIPDDDWQILKNYLLDQFNEVEINPFAVAEWLHSIDSMTNKHIGLEEEIVIQKQADQQQNKPTVETDEIRESEFPEPEIDLSISDTLPQPFPDTEMPVVGQWVEFIGKNDHRLRCKLATINCHTDRYVFVNKSGMKVAEWSGPELEKSIQNNRVELLDNQQFFDRALQAVMNKFLKF; encoded by the coding sequence ATGTCTGAGCAGCGTAGTAATGTCGTTTCTATCAACACGCCAACCTCACCTGTTGCGCAGTTTGAGATAGAAATGCTATTTGAAACACTGTTAAACCAATACATCCTTCCCAAGATCAATCCTGCCGTTAATTCTTTAGCTGACTATGTATCAGAAAAACAGCTCACAGCTGCCAGCGACATTGACCTGATGCAATTAATTGAAACAGGAAAAAAAGTAAAACGCTCCAAGGCAGAGATAGTTGAATCATTTACCAACCACCTGTTCAACAATGTCAGTGAATGGACTGAAGCTAAAAAAACGACGGATACTTCCCAGCCAGACAATGATTTATGTTTAGTTGATAATACGACACTGGAAAAAAATCTGGCCTGGCAGGCAGCCGCCAGACAAATGGAAATGTGCGAACAAGTGCAGAATCTTTATAACTGTGAATCACGCCTGCAAGACTTTACACCTTCAGACTCTATACCTTCAGACTCTATACCTTCAGACTCTATACCTTCAGACTCTATACCTTCAGACTCTATACCTTCAGACTCTACACATCTGCCCATTGGTTCAATGGCCCTTTGCGAAGCATTTGCCAGTGCTTTGGTACCGTTAAATCTTGATGTTGATACGGCTCAGGAATTTTTATCACTGTTCGCTAAGCATGTGAAATTCACGGCTGCACAAATGTGGCAACAGGCAGATACCGATCTCTCAGGGATGGGGCTGGAACTGAACACACCCAAAGTATCTTCTTACACTGAAACGGTTGCTAGCACTAATCCAAAAAAGAATACCAATCAGGAAGCAGCCGATAGCGATACCGAGCTGGTAAACCAGATTGCCCAGCAGGTGGTTTCAAGAGTTGAATCCATGATTGGTCAGCAGTTTAACAAAACTCTTAATGAAACAGGTGCCGATTCCTTTATCATTTCTGCAACGAGTTATCCAACTGAGGATCTCACCTCAACATTAACCAGCATTCAGAATGAGTTATCAGAGCAAACTTCATCAATTTCAAATCTGTCAGATTCTATTAAACATGAATTGATAAACCGGGGAATTACACAAAATCTTTCTCCGCGACAGGAAGACCTTATTAATTTTGTCGGATTATTATTTGAATACATAATAGACGACCACGAACTACCTGATATCATTAAAAACATTATTGGACTTCTGCAAATACCCGTTTTGAAACTGGCTTTAATTGATCATGACTTTTTATCCAACAGAGAACATCCCGGCAGACAACTACTGAATGATATGACATCCGCAGGCATGCACTGTAAAGAGAGTGACGAACCTGTTGTTCATCTTATTGAAAATACCGTCAAAACAATTATTCGGAGTTTTACAGACAATCCCAATATATTTTCTGAATGCCTCGACGAATTTAATAAAGAACTATTATCGATCAACAAATGTTCAATACAGACTGTTGAAGACGATCTGTGGAATACCGACAGTGCAGAGGAAGCAATCCTTAACACACCAGAATTAACCAAAGAATATTCAGAACCGGTCATCGACCCTGCCAGTAATACGACAACAGCATCTCCTGTTGATGATATAGTGGACTCTTATCTCACCAGGCATAATGTGCCGAAGTCCCTCAACGATCTGGTATGTTCAGGCTGGAAAGACGTTCTACAGCTCGCTCTTGAGCAGGGCAGCTCCGATGAAGACTGGTTCCACCGGGTCAATACTCTGGATATGTTACTGTGGAACCTTCAGGAGAATCGCCAGAACAACATACCGGACGATGACTGGCAAATACTGAAAAATTATCTTCTTGATCAGTTTAATGAAGTTGAAATTAATCCATTTGCTGTAGCGGAATGGCTTCATAGCATCGACTCCATGACCAATAAACATATTGGCCTTGAAGAAGAGATCGTTATCCAGAAACAAGCCGACCAGCAACAAAATAAACCAACAGTAGAAACAGATGAAATCAGGGAGTCTGAATTTCCTGAACCGGAAATCGACCTTTCAATCTCTGATACCCTGCCACAGCCGTTTCCTGATACAGAAATGCCTGTTGTTGGTCAGTGGGTTGAGTTTATAGGTAAAAATGACCACCGCCTGCGCTGTAAGCTGGCGACAATCAATTGTCACACAGACCGTTATGTCTTTGTTAACAAGTCGGGTATGAAGGTCGCGGAATGGTCAGGTCCAGAGCTGGAAAAATCAATACAAAACAACAGAGTTGAACTGCTGGACAATCAGCAATTCTTTGACCGGGCATTACAAGCTGTCATGAATAAATTCCTGAAATTTTAA
- a CDS encoding ATP-binding protein — protein sequence MSKLSVKRDKYDIPPQYLHFEAAKSGIIKEDKYYTLSSGEQAVIAQYNDYSDFSPYYTTPYVSALPPILDDWQFAELATYYPPVFTDAECSLKPTKKYYRARSIAYMFHPTNAHFKLFRAVDEALRERYAEKVHAGQVNNDQGGISIYGISGMGKTVAINIILSYFPQVIVHPEKNNELQVNWLKITCPHRGGDTALCNDVLAAADKLLGTNYKDDFKKALGNQGDLSISTYIDRVKKLIEEINLGILVIDEIQFLAKSADKDEIIKFLIKLRVDLGIPVIYVGTFELEGVYDDLPMAYVRKGSSLGDEYFEPFELTKTGKIPQGFHDLINFLFEQYQITNSKTAFSEGLSKVFYQETGGILFVIINLFILIQQNINKQEEQGKKNPKITKKRIEDTATSCFRQLKPYIQALVTGDKERLKTMKDIDVSKYRMRDLSEKYKPSADIERRVSDIQRRHGLEGQLTAILRQSNVPEKETAQITKVILDSYNGEPQHELVIKALQMYEEMQKKPDKPLQLSPQIERAQIDLPKDALEKFDAFAAEVLKKKDPGLVPDILLKHGLGYDLVKELDL from the coding sequence ATGAGTAAGCTCTCCGTAAAACGCGATAAGTACGATATACCCCCTCAGTACCTCCATTTTGAAGCCGCGAAGTCGGGCATTATTAAGGAAGATAAGTACTATACCCTGTCTTCGGGCGAGCAGGCTGTAATAGCTCAATACAACGACTATTCAGACTTCAGTCCATACTACACGACACCTTATGTTAGTGCCTTACCTCCGATTCTTGATGATTGGCAGTTTGCAGAGCTGGCGACCTATTACCCACCTGTTTTTACGGATGCTGAATGCTCGTTGAAGCCTACGAAAAAATATTACAGGGCTCGCAGCATTGCCTACATGTTTCACCCAACCAATGCCCATTTCAAACTCTTCCGGGCGGTTGATGAGGCACTTAGGGAACGGTATGCAGAAAAAGTTCACGCGGGCCAGGTGAACAACGATCAGGGAGGGATATCAATTTACGGCATTTCCGGAATGGGAAAGACCGTTGCAATCAACATAATCCTTTCCTATTTCCCGCAGGTTATTGTCCATCCGGAAAAAAATAACGAGCTACAGGTTAACTGGCTGAAAATTACATGCCCACACCGTGGGGGAGATACAGCGCTGTGTAATGATGTGCTTGCTGCTGCAGATAAACTGCTTGGAACAAACTACAAGGATGATTTCAAAAAAGCTCTTGGTAATCAGGGCGATTTGTCCATCAGCACCTACATTGATCGTGTTAAAAAGCTGATTGAGGAAATTAATCTCGGAATACTGGTCATCGACGAAATCCAGTTTCTTGCCAAGTCAGCAGACAAAGATGAAATCATTAAATTCTTGATCAAGCTTCGTGTGGACCTTGGTATCCCGGTAATTTACGTAGGCACCTTTGAATTGGAAGGCGTTTACGATGATTTGCCCATGGCCTATGTCCGGAAAGGCTCAAGCCTTGGCGATGAATACTTTGAACCATTTGAGCTGACAAAAACCGGAAAGATTCCACAAGGCTTTCATGACCTGATAAATTTTCTGTTTGAGCAGTACCAGATTACTAACTCAAAAACAGCTTTCTCTGAAGGACTGTCCAAGGTTTTCTATCAGGAAACCGGTGGCATTTTATTCGTTATCATTAACCTGTTCATCCTGATCCAGCAGAATATCAACAAACAGGAAGAGCAAGGTAAGAAAAATCCGAAAATAACGAAAAAGCGGATTGAAGATACAGCAACGTCCTGCTTTAGGCAGCTCAAACCCTATATCCAGGCGCTGGTTACAGGAGATAAAGAGCGGCTCAAGACGATGAAAGACATCGATGTCTCCAAATATCGCATGAGAGACCTGTCAGAGAAGTACAAGCCCAGTGCAGACATTGAAAGAAGGGTTTCGGACATTCAGCGCCGTCATGGTCTTGAAGGGCAGCTAACAGCTATCCTTCGTCAATCCAATGTGCCTGAAAAAGAGACAGCCCAAATTACTAAAGTGATTCTCGACAGCTACAACGGCGAACCACAGCATGAGCTGGTCATAAAGGCGCTGCAAATGTACGAGGAAATGCAGAAGAAGCCAGACAAACCTCTTCAGCTCTCACCACAAATAGAGCGGGCTCAGATTGATCTACCAAAGGATGCTCTGGAAAAATTCGATGCCTTTGCTGCTGAAGTGCTGAAGAAAAAAGATCCGGGGCTTGTACCGGATATCTTACTGAAACACGGTTTGGGATATGATCTGGTAAAAGAGCTCGACCTATAA
- a CDS encoding TnsD family Tn7-like transposition protein yields the protein MIIKFPEPFPDETFYSWIARYHDHSANGLYKFTAYRLYGESPSCAIYGLPSGLKPFCENLRPLIIYCPEEIIDSHTILPYFSSAVIKQRIDKARTKMLQPSNTGIHGQLGSLTSLVKNFRYLRYCPVCLDDDEKHMGEPYWHRSHQLPGVLVCPFHGVPTLNATVDKQSHKHLHYASARQHARAHLRQKKIQPDNKLLSIARASSDLLKGYKTLMSGRAYREELLKKGFNQGRFINQDKLYRHFLAYWSPQLLKDVGAYPDPDKYHWLRRIGRHTENASQLHPLYHVLMTEFLDHLEQATAIVNIKPELKESYPCPNPFCNDPAPCSARLDRTHRRQKNGPLHGTITCTCGYSYSCNLEAEKHYKEHVISYGSVWKNKFIGYIQAGYTIPQMIEAMSVSRGVILRKVTEFKLNPDWQVKMPTRLESDQRIKDRIKTERKHFREYRKRYPRQSRSQIKEGMRAGYKFLDRQDKEWLLKHLPSVKQPRPRKELLNWKKRDRDYLQQVKSIVKELLSQPGKPIRITPNTISKIMGRRNLFSKVSFTKIPRTAAFLEEACNPEPYFQRRFQWAKEQLIKNGQTITRSNLIYAACLGYNLSASQESMIQELLEANHETPYTLPENKTP from the coding sequence ATGATTATCAAATTTCCGGAACCCTTTCCAGACGAGACATTCTATAGCTGGATAGCCCGTTATCACGATCATTCGGCGAACGGGCTTTATAAGTTCACAGCTTATCGCCTTTATGGTGAATCGCCCTCATGCGCGATTTATGGCCTACCCAGCGGTTTGAAACCGTTTTGCGAGAACTTACGTCCGCTTATTATCTACTGTCCGGAAGAGATTATTGATAGCCACACCATCCTGCCATATTTCTCATCGGCTGTTATCAAGCAGCGGATAGACAAAGCCAGAACCAAAATGCTGCAACCCAGTAACACAGGTATTCATGGTCAGCTTGGAAGCCTTACCAGCCTGGTTAAAAATTTTCGCTACCTGCGCTATTGTCCGGTCTGCCTTGATGACGATGAAAAGCATATGGGAGAACCTTACTGGCATAGAAGTCATCAGCTCCCGGGTGTTTTGGTTTGCCCGTTTCATGGGGTGCCAACGCTCAACGCCACTGTAGACAAACAGAGCCACAAGCATTTGCACTACGCTTCTGCCAGACAGCATGCCCGGGCGCATCTCAGGCAAAAAAAGATCCAGCCTGACAACAAATTATTATCAATAGCCAGAGCCAGCAGTGATCTGTTAAAAGGCTACAAAACTTTGATGTCCGGTCGGGCGTACCGGGAGGAGTTGCTTAAGAAAGGCTTTAACCAGGGGCGTTTTATTAATCAGGATAAACTTTATCGTCACTTCCTTGCCTACTGGTCGCCACAGCTTCTGAAGGATGTCGGAGCTTATCCTGATCCGGATAAATATCATTGGTTAAGGCGGATAGGCAGACACACAGAAAACGCATCACAACTGCATCCACTATACCATGTGCTAATGACAGAATTTCTTGATCATCTGGAACAAGCGACTGCCATCGTCAATATTAAGCCAGAGCTGAAAGAATCCTATCCATGCCCAAACCCTTTCTGTAATGATCCTGCTCCATGCAGCGCCAGACTGGATCGAACGCATAGACGACAAAAGAACGGCCCTCTGCATGGCACCATAACGTGCACCTGTGGATACAGTTATTCCTGCAATCTTGAAGCAGAAAAGCACTATAAAGAACATGTAATTAGCTATGGCTCTGTGTGGAAAAATAAATTTATTGGATATATACAGGCGGGGTATACCATCCCGCAAATGATCGAAGCTATGTCTGTGTCCCGGGGTGTTATCCTGCGTAAAGTGACAGAGTTTAAGCTCAATCCGGACTGGCAGGTAAAAATGCCAACAAGATTAGAGTCCGATCAGCGTATTAAGGATCGCATTAAAACCGAACGAAAACACTTCAGGGAATACAGAAAGCGCTACCCCCGGCAGTCGAGATCACAAATAAAAGAAGGAATGAGAGCCGGGTATAAATTTCTCGACAGGCAGGACAAAGAATGGTTACTCAAGCATTTGCCATCTGTTAAGCAACCCAGGCCCAGAAAGGAATTACTCAACTGGAAGAAGCGTGACAGAGACTACCTCCAACAGGTTAAGTCCATTGTTAAAGAGCTGCTCTCCCAACCGGGAAAACCGATCAGAATAACGCCGAACACAATCAGTAAAATCATGGGCAGGCGTAACCTGTTCTCAAAGGTATCGTTCACAAAAATACCAAGAACAGCGGCCTTTCTGGAAGAAGCCTGTAATCCGGAGCCCTATTTTCAGCGACGATTCCAATGGGCAAAGGAGCAGCTCATCAAAAACGGTCAAACCATCACTCGCAGCAACCTCATCTACGCGGCCTGCCTTGGCTATAATCTTTCAGCGAGCCAGGAATCCATGATTCAGGAGTTGCTGGAAGCCAACCATGAAACGCCGTATACACTCCCGGAAAATAAAACCCCTTAA